A single Streptomyces sannanensis DNA region contains:
- a CDS encoding ATP-binding protein: MTPPHAQVPVTVRTFAQRFSATRRGARLARLLSVEQAVGWGIPRGSAALDSFALVVAELAANSVLHGCVPGRDFELRLLFDSGAGVVHVEVSDTHPRLPAANTTTDTDTDTDADGGRGLALVDALAARWGVRARVGPGKTVWAECPVSSAAP; the protein is encoded by the coding sequence GCTCAGCGTTTCTCCGCCACCCGGCGCGGCGCGCGCCTCGCCCGGCTCCTGTCTGTTGAGCAAGCCGTCGGTTGGGGGATTCCACGCGGCTCGGCAGCCCTCGATTCCTTCGCTCTCGTCGTTGCCGAACTCGCCGCCAACTCTGTGCTGCACGGGTGCGTTCCGGGCCGGGACTTCGAGCTCAGGCTGCTGTTCGACTCCGGAGCCGGTGTCGTCCATGTGGAGGTGTCCGACACTCACCCCCGCCTCCCGGCAGCGAATACCACGACCGACACCGACACCGACACCGACGCGGACGGGGGCCGGGGGCTTGCCCTCGTCGACGCCCTCGCTGCACGGTGGGGTGTACGGGCCCGGGTCGGGCCCGGGAAGACCGTATGGGCGGAGTGTCCGGTGAGCTCGGCGGCTCCATGA